A genomic window from Lineus longissimus chromosome 17, tnLinLong1.2, whole genome shotgun sequence includes:
- the LOC135500992 gene encoding uncharacterized protein LOC135500992, giving the protein MLLVLRAAECPREFPTLNDTDASGGFNAIPFRIHQMYRDVNIPSVYRPFVKSWMKNHPKWEYWFWTDESIRDLLQDHYPQFLDMYDGYSNNLLRSDAARYFILYHFGGVYADMDMESFRPVEPILTKHSCFFSREPTVQSTLLYDMTSVTMNAWMACSKRHKFMKYVINSLPQYDKHIKTIFETIYITGPQMLHKTLLSYNTTQNCTKEESNCAVYVAPYEMFMPAWDDGQKGHFHEMCSINLQNLSLQQLLACVWLRKTNFSNTIPTNIPYIYANHKFLHIGYENGHYKNKKKPVHISKLVSNAIRYVRRPANSTEEYRIYW; this is encoded by the coding sequence atgttgCTGGTGTTACGCGCAGCGGAATGCCCCCGGGAGTTCCCTACGCTCAACGACACGGATGCCTCGGGCGGCTTCAACGCCATACCCTTTCGGATCCACCAGATGTACCGGGATGTGAACATCCCGAGTGTGTATCGGCCATTCGTGAAATCTTGGATGAAGAACCATCCAAAGTGGGAGTACTGGTTTTGGACGGATGAGAGTATCCGCGACCTTCTTCAAGATCATTATCCCCAGTTTCTCGACATGTATGATGGCTACTCAAACAACCTGTTGCGTTCGGACGCGGCGCGGTATTTTATCCTATATCACTTCGGGGGCGTGTACGCCGACATGGACATGGAAAGCTTTCGGCCCGTGGAGCCAATTCTGACCAAGCATAGCTGTTTTTTCAGCCGGGAGCCGACAGTCCAGAGCACCCTTCTTTACGACATGACAAGCGTCACCATGAACGCGTGGATGGCTTGTTCGAAGCGGCACAAATTCATGAAATACGTCATAAACAGTTTACCACAATATGACAAACACATCAAAACTATTTTCGAAACCATCTACATCACAGGTCCGCAAATGTTGCACAAGACCCTACTCAGCTACAACACAACTCAGAACTGTACCAAGGAAGAATCGAACTGCGCGGTCTACGTAGCACCGTATGAAATGTTTATGCCCGCCTGGGACGACGGACAAAAAGGACACTTCCACGAAATGTGTTCCATTAACCTTCAAAATCTTTCCCTTCAGCAACTATTAGCCTGTGTCTGGTTACGAAAGACTAACTTCTCTAACACTATACCTACGAATATTCCGTACATTTACGCAAACCATAAATTCCTTCATATAGGGTATGAAAATGGCCActacaaaaacaagaaaaagcCCGTTCACATCAGCAAGCTGGTGTCTAATGCCATACGTTATGTCCGAAGACCAGCCAACTCTACCGAAGAGTACAGGATTTACTGGTGA